Proteins from a single region of Abyssalbus ytuae:
- a CDS encoding HsdM family class I SAM-dependent methyltransferase encodes MTKEINNEPFVIKTKTLIDELKAVCASYGLGNDGNEFKIISQIFLYKFLNDKFAFEVKKVRPELAKIEDWESELANLDDNAYQMLRYQMSDSTAFLLPHQLISNLFERQNDPDFAKTVDDTLMDIAATNNDLFAVKTEDGQKIRLFDRITEFVSSKRDAFAKALFNKLVIFNFENIMGEGFDFFSTIFEYLIKDYNSDAGGKYAEYYTPHAVSKIIANILVPEPVSNKTCYDPSAGSGTLLMNLAHAIGQDKCTVYSQDISQKSSNLLRLNLVLNNLVHSIENVVQGNTMTDPYHRKDGELRTFDFIVSNPPFKLDFSDDVETLKKKENKERFFAGVPNVPNKAKDKMAIYTLFLQHIMYSLNDTGKAAIVVPTGFITAQSGIDKKIREKMIESKMLAGVVSMPSNIFATTGTNVSIVFLDKENKEDVVLIDASNLGTTVKDGKNQKTLLSDAEEDQIIETFTDKTEVEDFSVVVKYDDIKAKNYSLSAGQYFEIKIEYVDITAEEFDAKLKGFESNLEQLFAESSKLEKMINKNIKQLNYE; translated from the coding sequence ATGACGAAAGAGATTAACAACGAACCCTTTGTAATAAAAACCAAAACCCTCATTGATGAGCTAAAAGCAGTATGTGCAAGCTATGGTTTAGGGAATGATGGTAACGAATTTAAAATTATCAGCCAGATATTTTTATACAAATTTTTGAATGACAAATTTGCTTTTGAGGTAAAAAAGGTAAGACCGGAATTGGCAAAAATTGAAGACTGGGAAAGTGAACTGGCAAACCTGGATGACAATGCATACCAAATGCTGCGCTACCAGATGAGCGACAGCACGGCCTTTTTGTTGCCACACCAGTTGATATCCAATCTGTTTGAACGCCAAAACGACCCCGATTTTGCCAAAACCGTAGATGACACCTTAATGGATATTGCGGCCACCAATAATGATTTGTTTGCAGTAAAAACCGAAGACGGACAAAAAATACGTTTGTTTGATCGTATTACCGAGTTTGTAAGTAGTAAGCGCGATGCTTTTGCAAAAGCTTTATTTAACAAGCTGGTGATTTTCAATTTTGAAAACATCATGGGAGAAGGGTTTGACTTTTTTTCTACCATTTTTGAATATTTAATTAAAGACTACAATAGTGATGCGGGAGGAAAGTATGCCGAATACTACACCCCACACGCAGTCTCAAAAATCATCGCCAATATTTTGGTGCCGGAACCGGTAAGCAACAAAACCTGTTATGACCCCAGTGCTGGCTCGGGAACCTTACTGATGAATTTGGCACATGCCATAGGCCAGGATAAATGTACGGTATACTCGCAAGACATCTCACAAAAATCGTCTAACCTGTTGCGTTTAAATTTAGTGCTCAACAATTTGGTGCATAGTATAGAAAACGTGGTACAAGGAAATACGATGACGGACCCTTACCACAGAAAAGACGGCGAGCTACGCACTTTCGATTTTATCGTGTCCAATCCACCCTTTAAGCTCGACTTTAGTGACGATGTAGAAACCCTGAAGAAAAAAGAAAACAAAGAACGCTTTTTTGCAGGGGTGCCTAATGTACCAAATAAAGCCAAGGATAAAATGGCTATTTACACTTTGTTTTTACAGCACATTATGTACAGTCTCAACGATACCGGAAAAGCCGCGATCGTAGTACCCACAGGTTTTATAACCGCCCAAAGCGGTATTGATAAAAAAATACGAGAAAAAATGATAGAGAGTAAAATGTTGGCTGGGGTGGTTAGTATGCCTTCTAACATTTTTGCAACCACAGGCACCAATGTATCTATTGTGTTTTTAGATAAGGAAAATAAGGAAGATGTGGTATTGATAGACGCTTCTAATTTAGGAACTACTGTAAAAGATGGTAAAAACCAAAAAACGCTGTTAAGCGATGCCGAAGAAGACCAAATTATTGAAACGTTTACCGACAAAACCGAAGTAGAAGATTTCTCGGTAGTAGTGAAATATGACGATATAAAAGCGAAAAACTATTCGTTAAGTGCAGGACAATATTTTGAAATCAAAATTGAATATGTGGATATTACTGCTGAAGAATTTGATGCCAAATTAAAAGGTTTTGAAAGCAATTTAGAACAACTATTTGCTGAAAGTAGTAAGTTAGAAAAAATGATTAATAAAAATATCAAGCAGTTGAATTATGAATAA
- a CDS encoding restriction endonuclease subunit S: MNNYVKLSDICKISGRVGWKGYTVNDLRTEGPWVIGANDITDDNILDLTEAKHISREKFEESPEIKIELNDILIVKVGSTIGKIAIVDREIGEACINPNTVLLKNCKIDPYYLYCYLISSAGQQYIKNHSSASAQPALNQTDLKEMPIRLVDIDVQNKVSHQLKIFNKKIAINNKINRELEALAKTIYDYWFVQFDFPNNNGKPYKSSRGKMVYNKELKREIPEGWEDSTISDWIENDKNGDWGKEQEEGNYTEKVSCIRGADINGLNGNGEVKSPTRYILEKNTHKILEAGDLIVEISGGSPTQSTGRLAFITEETLDRFENPLICSNFCKAVTLKDETYLYNFVYNWNRLYNAGVLFGWEGKTSGIKNLLFENFITSYKVVKPPIEIIEQFYNKVKVLHQKKQKNLLENQKLAVLRDWLLPMLMNGQVRVGDEILKQAQDDKVGMVAEEGNKYKS, encoded by the coding sequence ATGAATAATTACGTAAAACTGTCTGATATATGTAAAATATCTGGGCGAGTTGGTTGGAAAGGTTATACTGTAAATGATTTAAGAACAGAAGGTCCTTGGGTTATTGGAGCAAATGACATAACCGATGATAATATATTAGATTTAACTGAAGCAAAACATATTTCTAGAGAAAAGTTTGAAGAATCACCAGAAATTAAGATTGAATTAAATGATATTCTTATTGTTAAAGTAGGAAGTACAATAGGCAAAATAGCCATTGTTGATAGGGAAATAGGTGAAGCCTGTATAAACCCAAATACTGTTTTGTTGAAAAACTGTAAAATTGACCCTTATTATTTATATTGTTATTTAATAAGTTCGGCTGGTCAACAGTACATTAAAAACCATTCATCTGCTAGCGCACAACCAGCATTAAATCAAACAGATTTAAAGGAAATGCCAATAAGGTTAGTTGATATTGATGTACAAAATAAAGTATCTCACCAATTAAAAATATTCAACAAAAAAATAGCAATCAACAACAAAATCAACCGGGAGTTAGAAGCACTCGCCAAAACCATTTACGACTATTGGTTTGTGCAGTTTGACTTCCCTAATAATAATGGAAAACCCTACAAATCTTCCAGAGGTAAAATGGTATATAATAAGGAATTGAAAAGAGAGATTCCAGAGGGGTGGGAAGACTCTACTATTTCAGATTGGATAGAAAATGATAAAAATGGTGATTGGGGAAAAGAACAAGAGGAAGGTAACTACACAGAAAAAGTGTCTTGTATTCGAGGGGCAGACATTAACGGGTTAAATGGAAATGGAGAAGTAAAATCACCAACAAGATACATTTTAGAAAAAAATACTCATAAAATTTTAGAAGCAGGTGATTTAATTGTTGAAATTTCAGGAGGAAGTCCGACGCAATCTACAGGACGTTTAGCTTTTATTACAGAAGAAACTTTAGACAGATTTGAAAACCCTTTAATCTGTTCTAATTTCTGTAAGGCAGTAACACTTAAAGACGAAACCTATTTATACAATTTTGTATACAATTGGAACAGGTTGTATAATGCAGGAGTTTTATTTGGTTGGGAAGGAAAAACAAGTGGAATTAAGAACTTGTTGTTTGAAAATTTCATAACCAGCTATAAAGTAGTAAAACCACCAATAGAAATCATAGAGCAATTTTATAATAAAGTAAAAGTTTTACATCAGAAAAAGCAAAAGAACTTGTTAGAAAACCAAAAACTTGCTGTCTTACGCGATTGGTTGTTACCCATGCTTATGAATGGGCAGGTACGCGTAGGAGATGAGATCCTGAAACAAGCTCAGGATGACAAGGTGGGTATGGTTGCGGAGGAGGGTAATAAATATAAAAGTTAA
- a CDS encoding response regulator — MIRLVIAEDHNALIDGFKLFIEYEEDIEFLGSANNGQELCELVERKRPHVIITDIRMPVMDGIEATSKILKAHPEIKIIAFTMFDQDDAVQQMLQAGAKGYILKNSSLKELLAAIRNVYNGQNYYDPNISLGAFNQVKTENKPVLTQRQKEILKLVAKGKTNQEIADILFIGKTTVETHRKNMIRKLNLKGAGELLRYALESKYDF; from the coding sequence ATGATACGACTTGTCATTGCAGAAGATCATAATGCCCTTATAGACGGTTTTAAACTCTTTATAGAATATGAAGAGGACATTGAGTTTTTGGGCTCGGCTAATAACGGACAGGAATTATGTGAACTCGTGGAGAGGAAAAGGCCCCACGTGATTATTACGGATATCCGTATGCCGGTGATGGATGGGATTGAAGCCACTTCCAAAATTCTGAAGGCACATCCCGAAATAAAGATTATTGCCTTTACCATGTTCGACCAGGACGATGCCGTTCAGCAAATGCTGCAGGCAGGGGCTAAGGGCTATATTCTTAAAAACTCCAGTTTAAAAGAACTCTTGGCAGCCATTAGAAATGTGTATAACGGACAAAATTATTACGACCCTAATATTTCCTTAGGAGCCTTTAATCAGGTGAAAACAGAAAATAAACCTGTCCTCACCCAACGGCAAAAGGAAATTTTAAAACTGGTTGCAAAGGGAAAGACCAACCAGGAAATTGCCGACATCTTATTTATCGGCAAAACCACCGTAGAAACCCACCGCAAAAACATGATCCGGAAACTTAACCTTAAAGGCGCCGGCGAACTGCTTCGCTATGCTTTGGAAAGTAAATACGATTTCTAA
- a CDS encoding sensor histidine kinase: MKNNFFKNPTLFIWFLLMCFTVQSQNKYIDSLLDLKHYSSVKFKIDSLYLNKNVNEYNYWLGKYYLEKNKADSSLFHLLKVDSLKLTSHYKAYFLNELGKLYGHMNLEDKAVSLKLRAKQLFKDEGLEKESNRINYDLHYIFLSQEHLNYDGKSYLDELYKNSIRLKDTSYLINAHFGYAASSFSAEKKNDFMSSMHEARNLNKTFNDSKKNGIINEYYGLYYTFNSDKKDSALYYLNKNLELADNSHDEDRIFTANINRATFNRVNGDFDSSVYWMKNADTIDVKKYKFNQKRNLYKWLSYDFYNLKKTDSAYKYLEKYVQYSDSVQLASQNTNLTMFRTLEAEKARSESERRRILNRNLLWGSLVVLAIIGLISVLSVKNLKKKKKIIEIEKQLQSQQIEQLLKEQELLGIDAMIEGQEKERKRIAMDLHDNLGSILATLKLHFQNLKVKKDRLRDQEDNLLKKTDDLIEEAYQKVRSIAHAKNAGVKASEGLVPAIQNFASKVSVANKLVIEVIDDGMEERLDNSLEISLFRITQELITNVIRHAQATEATIHLTHHEDSLNLMVEDNGVGFEPAKIKPKEGMGLHSIQRRIEHIGGEVNIESVPGKGTTVIIDIPLT, translated from the coding sequence ATGAAAAATAATTTTTTCAAAAACCCCACTTTATTCATATGGTTTCTCCTGATGTGTTTTACCGTTCAATCACAAAACAAATACATTGACAGTCTTTTAGATTTAAAACATTATTCATCGGTTAAATTTAAAATTGATTCTCTTTATTTAAACAAGAATGTCAATGAATACAACTATTGGTTAGGCAAATACTATTTGGAGAAAAATAAAGCCGATTCGAGCTTGTTTCATTTACTTAAAGTTGATTCTCTTAAACTCACTTCTCATTACAAAGCATACTTTCTAAATGAGTTGGGTAAACTTTATGGCCATATGAATCTGGAAGATAAAGCAGTCTCGTTAAAACTAAGAGCAAAACAGCTTTTCAAGGATGAAGGTTTGGAAAAAGAAAGTAACCGCATCAATTATGACCTTCATTATATCTTTCTGTCTCAGGAACATTTGAATTATGATGGAAAATCCTATTTGGATGAACTTTATAAAAACAGCATAAGGCTTAAGGACACCTCGTATCTTATTAACGCTCACTTTGGTTATGCTGCGTCTAGCTTTTCTGCCGAAAAAAAGAATGATTTCATGTCATCCATGCATGAAGCCCGCAACCTAAACAAAACTTTTAACGATAGTAAAAAGAACGGAATCATCAATGAATACTATGGCTTGTATTACACATTTAATTCCGACAAAAAAGACTCTGCTCTCTATTACTTAAATAAGAATCTTGAGTTGGCCGATAACTCTCATGATGAAGACCGAATATTTACAGCTAATATAAACAGGGCTACCTTTAACAGGGTAAATGGGGACTTCGATAGTTCTGTGTATTGGATGAAAAATGCCGACACTATTGATGTAAAAAAATATAAATTCAATCAAAAGAGAAATTTGTATAAATGGCTTTCATATGATTTCTACAATCTCAAAAAAACAGATAGCGCATACAAATATCTTGAAAAATATGTCCAATACTCAGACAGTGTACAGCTAGCTTCACAAAATACCAATTTAACCATGTTCAGGACGTTGGAGGCTGAAAAAGCAAGATCGGAGTCTGAACGTAGGCGAATATTAAATAGGAATCTTTTATGGGGTTCTTTGGTAGTTTTGGCAATTATAGGTTTAATTTCAGTGCTTAGTGTTAAAAACCTAAAGAAAAAGAAAAAGATCATTGAAATTGAAAAACAACTCCAGTCCCAACAAATAGAACAACTCCTGAAAGAACAAGAACTCCTGGGAATTGATGCCATGATCGAAGGACAGGAAAAAGAACGTAAACGCATTGCTATGGATTTACATGATAATCTCGGAAGTATACTGGCCACTTTAAAATTACACTTTCAAAACCTGAAAGTAAAAAAAGACCGCCTGCGCGATCAGGAAGATAATTTACTTAAAAAAACAGACGACCTTATTGAAGAAGCTTATCAAAAAGTGCGCAGTATAGCCCATGCAAAAAATGCCGGGGTAAAAGCCAGTGAAGGCCTGGTACCGGCCATCCAAAACTTTGCTTCCAAAGTGTCTGTGGCAAATAAACTGGTTATTGAGGTTATAGATGACGGCATGGAAGAACGGCTGGATAATTCCCTGGAAATTTCGCTGTTCAGGATCACCCAGGAGCTCATCACGAATGTGATTCGGCATGCACAGGCCACGGAAGCTACCATTCATCTCACCCATCACGAGGATTCCCTTAATTTGATGGTGGAAGACAATGGAGTGGGTTTCGAACCTGCAAAGATTAAGCCTAAAGAAGGCATGGGACTACATTCCATTCAAAGACGGATAGAGCATATCGGGGGAGAAGTAAATATAGAGTCTGTCCCCGGCAAAGGAACCACAGTAATTATTGATATACCCTTAACATGA